One genomic segment of Photobacterium sp. DA100 includes these proteins:
- the nagK gene encoding N-acetylglucosamine kinase, protein MYYGFDVGGTKIEFGAFNEKLERVATERVPTPTDNYDLLVETIAGLVNKYDAQFGCEGSIGLGLPGMEDADDGTVLTVNVPAAKGKPLRKDLEAKIGRSVKIENDANCFALSEAWDEELQDEPSVLGLILGTGFGGGFIYEGKVFSGRNHVAGEVGHTRLPIDAWFHLGENAPLLGCGCDKKGCLDSYLSGRGFELLYAHYYGEEKKAIDIIKAHAEGEAKAVEHVERFMELLAICFANLFTATDPHVVALGGGLSNFELIYEEMPKRIPKYLLSVAKCPKIIKAKHGDSGGVRGAAFLNIK, encoded by the coding sequence ATGTACTACGGCTTTGATGTGGGTGGAACCAAGATTGAGTTTGGCGCGTTTAACGAAAAACTTGAGCGTGTCGCCACCGAGCGAGTGCCAACCCCGACAGATAATTATGATCTGTTGGTCGAGACTATCGCCGGCTTGGTAAATAAATACGATGCACAGTTTGGTTGTGAAGGCTCGATTGGTTTGGGTTTGCCGGGCATGGAAGATGCTGATGATGGCACTGTTCTGACCGTTAACGTACCTGCGGCAAAAGGAAAGCCGCTACGTAAAGATCTTGAAGCAAAAATTGGTCGTTCGGTAAAAATTGAAAACGATGCGAACTGTTTTGCGCTTTCTGAAGCGTGGGACGAGGAGCTACAAGATGAGCCTTCAGTGCTGGGTTTGATCCTGGGGACTGGTTTTGGTGGCGGCTTTATCTATGAAGGTAAAGTTTTCTCGGGCCGCAATCACGTTGCTGGCGAAGTCGGTCATACCCGCCTGCCTATCGATGCATGGTTCCACTTGGGTGAAAATGCACCGCTGCTAGGCTGTGGCTGCGATAAGAAAGGCTGCCTGGACAGTTATTTGTCTGGCCGTGGTTTCGAACTGCTTTACGCCCATTACTACGGTGAAGAGAAGAAAGCGATCGACATCATCAAGGCGCATGCTGAAGGTGAAGCCAAGGCGGTTGAGCACGTAGAACGCTTCATGGAACTATTGGCGATCTGTTTTGCAAACCTATTCACAGCTACGGATCCACACGTGGTTGCGCTGGGTGGCGGCCTGTCAAACTTCGAGCTGATTTACGAAGAGATGCCAAAGCGCATTCCGAAGTACCTGCTTTCTGTTGCAAAATGTCCGAAGATCATCAAAGCAAAACATGGTGATTCAGGCGGCGTCCGTGGTGCTGCATTCCTGAATATTAAATAA
- a CDS encoding ribonuclease: MIPQQQYAIHARNKPDGEWLQIVVPAASPALRWVNLSCGQSDFSPPLKEKVTNQQCKAKGQYDSYLLAISWQHGFCEHATGHAAKPECTAIHRQQLAIYNLTLHGLWPTRQSCGIRYGYCDPDKAMELKPETIDAIAPWIPNFYYQTDFGAYQWKKHGSCQHREDDDYFLLATSLVRQVDASLIGRYIKQHAGQQMPIEPFKQVLTDSFGSHAVNRIQLSCIKKRYLQEIRLSLGKDFEQQDSLSSILSSGPALPSFAGNCGPTVVIEN, from the coding sequence GTGATACCACAACAGCAATATGCCATTCATGCCCGTAACAAACCCGATGGAGAGTGGCTGCAAATTGTTGTCCCCGCAGCCTCTCCGGCACTACGCTGGGTTAACCTATCTTGCGGGCAGTCCGATTTTTCACCTCCGCTCAAGGAAAAGGTAACCAATCAGCAGTGCAAAGCCAAAGGCCAATATGATTCGTACTTGCTTGCTATTAGCTGGCAGCATGGTTTCTGCGAGCATGCTACTGGGCATGCAGCGAAGCCGGAATGCACAGCCATCCACCGACAGCAGCTCGCCATTTACAACCTTACCCTACACGGCTTATGGCCCACTCGGCAATCTTGCGGTATTCGCTATGGCTACTGCGATCCGGATAAAGCCATGGAACTAAAACCAGAGACAATCGATGCTATCGCTCCCTGGATACCCAATTTTTATTACCAGACAGATTTTGGGGCATATCAATGGAAAAAGCACGGGAGCTGCCAACACCGTGAGGATGATGACTATTTTCTCTTAGCCACCTCATTAGTCCGCCAAGTTGATGCCTCATTAATTGGACGATATATCAAACAGCATGCTGGCCAACAGATGCCTATTGAGCCGTTCAAGCAAGTACTTACCGATAGTTTTGGCTCCCATGCCGTCAATCGGATCCAGCTATCGTGCATTAAAAAACGCTACCTCCAGGAAATAAGATTAAGTTTGGGCAAGGATTTTGAACAACAGGACTCCCTCTCCAGCATACTCTCTTCGGGCCCGGCTCTGCCGTCGTTTGCCGGAAACTGTGGCCCTACCGTGGTGATTGAAAATTGA
- a CDS encoding ketoacyl-ACP synthase III: MYYAEITGWGKCLPPTELSNDELSQFVDTSDEWIRTRTGIESRRISHVNTSELAHIAGARALAAAGVDASELDLIIVATCSPDTLVPNIASKVQLDLGATKAAAFDMNAACTGFLYGLETATKMIQAGNYQHVLVIGAERLSWYLDWSQRDTAVLFGDGAGAAVLSRSTQLSGLLDAQLGCDPEGRDVLAIPEFGTAMDRFNPDAGHFAFNFVGREIFRRAVRGMGTAANTVLRRANLTQGDIDVVIPHQANQRIIEALCDHAGIPQDKAFVNIHQYGNTSAATVPIALCEAVEQGRVKPGDTILSAAFGAGLTWGAAVIKWGQRVTPVNASDAELPECHQTATELLENAIRHCTK; this comes from the coding sequence ATGTACTACGCAGAAATTACCGGATGGGGCAAGTGCCTCCCTCCTACTGAGCTGAGTAATGATGAGCTCAGTCAATTTGTTGATACTTCAGACGAATGGATACGAACTCGTACGGGTATCGAGTCTAGACGAATAAGCCATGTAAACACTTCTGAACTGGCCCATATCGCAGGAGCCCGTGCGCTTGCGGCTGCCGGCGTAGATGCCTCCGAATTGGACCTCATCATTGTCGCGACTTGCTCTCCAGACACCCTTGTCCCCAACATCGCCTCAAAAGTGCAGCTCGACCTGGGCGCAACCAAAGCTGCCGCCTTCGATATGAATGCCGCTTGTACGGGGTTCCTGTATGGTCTGGAAACTGCGACCAAAATGATTCAGGCCGGAAATTACCAGCATGTATTGGTTATCGGAGCCGAACGCCTGTCATGGTATCTCGACTGGAGCCAGCGTGATACGGCGGTACTTTTTGGTGACGGCGCAGGCGCTGCTGTTCTGAGCCGCTCAACCCAGCTCTCTGGCCTGCTCGATGCCCAATTGGGCTGTGATCCAGAAGGAAGAGATGTGCTGGCCATCCCGGAATTCGGCACGGCCATGGATCGCTTCAACCCAGATGCCGGACATTTTGCCTTCAACTTTGTGGGACGGGAAATATTCCGACGTGCCGTGCGGGGAATGGGAACGGCTGCTAACACTGTGTTGCGAAGGGCCAACCTAACCCAGGGGGATATTGATGTGGTGATCCCCCACCAAGCTAACCAGCGTATAATCGAAGCCCTGTGCGACCATGCCGGCATTCCGCAGGACAAAGCTTTCGTTAATATTCACCAGTATGGCAATACGTCAGCCGCAACCGTGCCTATTGCGCTATGCGAAGCGGTGGAGCAAGGCCGGGTCAAACCCGGTGACACTATTCTGTCAGCGGCATTTGGTGCGGGACTGACCTGGGGTGCCGCCGTTATCAAGTGGGGGCAGCGTGTCACACCGGTTAACGCCTCCGATGCCGAACTGCCAGAATGTCACCAGACGGCGACGGAACTGCTGGAAAATGCAATTCGCCACTGCACCAAATAA
- a CDS encoding GGDEF domain-containing protein, with protein MDNLRRRIRLAAYILLTFSSLTALFHILGGFEKELKIDARNAIYSSIDDSSQGGDTQSYIDFNGKAVKLNCDIGTQGKWPFCEISIDLVGTMGGLDLSSFHSIGIDVDYYSLMDGERLRVYLRNFDPDYSSTDDPVSYKFNAIEFAPGLGDGMKVIPLKAFQVLSWWIADYQVPIENSGPQFDNIVQIEIATGSHVKPAHYSIKLNRLVFYGHWLSESALLRVNILLWVLAAIYFLVAERRRLADRVKQMGAQADYLKQANKQLYQQSLALEQLAFTDNLTGTQNRHAVDRWLREIVDFSQRNCHALSMVYIDIDYFKRINDSLGHHGGDEVLKEFGRVLNLRARKTDVVVRWGGEEFIIFCPATNLRGAREFAEMVREIVESYQWTNGLRITCSVGVAEHRPDEKIETFIQRADNALYRAKQQGRNRVEVV; from the coding sequence ATGGACAATTTAAGGCGACGTATACGACTAGCGGCTTATATCCTGCTAACGTTTTCATCGTTAACAGCGTTGTTTCATATCTTAGGGGGATTTGAAAAAGAGCTGAAAATTGATGCCAGGAATGCCATTTATTCCAGTATCGATGACAGTAGCCAAGGGGGGGACACTCAGTCCTATATCGACTTTAATGGCAAGGCAGTTAAGTTGAACTGCGATATAGGTACACAGGGAAAGTGGCCATTTTGTGAGATATCGATTGATCTGGTAGGCACGATGGGTGGTCTAGACCTATCTTCGTTTCACTCCATCGGCATTGATGTCGACTATTACAGCCTGATGGATGGCGAACGTCTCAGGGTTTATTTACGCAATTTCGATCCTGATTATTCCAGCACCGATGATCCTGTGTCATATAAATTCAATGCGATAGAGTTTGCACCAGGTTTAGGCGACGGCATGAAAGTGATCCCTTTGAAAGCATTTCAGGTGCTTTCATGGTGGATAGCTGATTACCAAGTACCGATTGAAAATTCTGGCCCTCAGTTCGATAACATAGTGCAAATTGAAATTGCGACAGGTAGTCACGTCAAGCCTGCACATTATTCGATTAAACTGAACCGGCTGGTTTTTTATGGTCACTGGCTATCAGAATCCGCACTTCTTAGGGTTAATATTTTGCTTTGGGTGCTGGCTGCTATCTACTTTTTGGTAGCAGAACGTCGGCGTCTTGCTGACCGGGTCAAGCAAATGGGGGCGCAGGCGGATTATCTCAAACAGGCTAACAAGCAACTGTATCAACAGTCGCTGGCGCTTGAGCAGCTCGCGTTCACCGATAATCTGACGGGAACGCAAAACCGACATGCGGTAGATCGCTGGTTGCGGGAAATCGTTGATTTTTCGCAACGAAACTGCCACGCATTGTCGATGGTGTATATCGATATCGATTATTTCAAGCGAATCAATGATTCATTGGGGCATCACGGCGGTGACGAAGTACTTAAAGAATTTGGCAGGGTGCTGAATCTGCGAGCGCGAAAAACGGATGTAGTCGTACGTTGGGGCGGTGAGGAGTTCATTATTTTTTGTCCTGCCACCAACCTTCGTGGCGCAAGGGAGTTTGCCGAAATGGTGCGGGAAATTGTCGAGAGTTACCAATGGACAAATGGGCTCCGTATCACCTGTAGCGTCGGTGTGGCAGAGCATCGGCCCGATGAGAAGATAGAGACATTCATACAGCGGGCGGATAACGCACTGTATAGAGCAAAGCAGCAGGGACGTAACCGGGTTGAGGTGGTTTAA
- a CDS encoding ElyC/SanA/YdcF family protein → MKLLNIIRFSAIGCILLISCILLIDRWFSDQASSRIFASTQDTPTRSIGLVLGTSKYIARSLNPYYQYRIDAAQQLYKEGKVDILLLSGDNAHRSYNEPWTMKRDLLKSGIPEQDIVLDYAGFRTLDSVVRAKSVFDANHFVIITQRFHCERALFIAGRNKIDAICLAVPEPKGLAGLKIRVREVLARIKALIDVYILDMKPKFAGPKEPIEREPLELEGPHRPS, encoded by the coding sequence ATGAAGTTATTGAATATCATACGTTTCAGTGCCATTGGCTGTATTTTACTTATCTCCTGTATCTTATTGATCGACAGATGGTTCTCCGATCAAGCCTCGTCTCGGATCTTTGCTAGCACGCAAGACACCCCTACCCGCTCTATTGGTCTAGTGCTCGGTACCAGCAAATATATCGCCCGCTCACTAAACCCTTATTATCAATACCGGATCGATGCCGCCCAGCAGCTATACAAAGAAGGAAAAGTCGATATTTTGCTACTGAGTGGCGATAATGCCCACCGCTCATACAACGAGCCATGGACAATGAAACGAGATTTGCTTAAATCGGGTATTCCAGAGCAAGACATCGTACTGGATTATGCCGGATTCAGAACCCTAGATTCTGTCGTCAGAGCCAAGAGTGTCTTCGATGCCAACCACTTCGTTATTATTACCCAACGCTTTCACTGTGAGCGTGCATTGTTTATTGCTGGCAGGAATAAAATTGATGCGATATGCCTTGCGGTCCCAGAGCCCAAGGGATTGGCAGGACTAAAAATAAGGGTTCGTGAAGTGCTTGCCAGGATCAAAGCTCTTATAGATGTATATATTCTTGATATGAAACCTAAATTTGCCGGACCTAAAGAACCGATTGAAAGAGAGCCCCTTGAGCTAGAAGGTCCTCACCGACCAAGCTAA
- a CDS encoding DEAD/DEAH box helicase codes for MSFQSLGLNSQLVENVSSLGFEQPTPVQQQAIPEILAGHDVLAGAQTGTGKTAAFGLPLLHRLLEGNGTATEAKQVKALILTPTRELAQQVFDSLSGYAKDTELKVAVAYGGTSMKVQVKALESGVDILVATPGRLLDHAHVRTVDLSQISYLVLDEADRMLDMGFIDDIKRILKRMHVERQTAFFSATFGKQVKKLAYDILDEPKLIEVTPSNSAAVTVEQMVYPVDKHRKSELLAYLIGSRNWQQVLVFTKTKQGSDELAKELGKDGIKAVSINGDKSQGARQRALDDFKSGKARVLVATDVAARGLDIEQLEYVVNYEMPFKAEDYVHRIGRTGRAGQAGHAISLMSLDEEWALRAIEELLDTRLPQQWLEGYEPDPTIEPPENRRRGRSSDKRRAKAKSQVHKHRGRQRQRK; via the coding sequence ATGTCTTTCCAATCGCTGGGGCTAAATAGCCAACTTGTTGAAAATGTTTCTTCTCTCGGTTTCGAGCAGCCAACACCGGTGCAGCAGCAGGCTATTCCTGAAATATTAGCAGGCCATGATGTTTTGGCCGGTGCCCAGACCGGTACGGGAAAGACAGCCGCGTTTGGTTTGCCTCTGCTGCATCGCCTATTGGAAGGCAATGGCACTGCGACGGAAGCAAAACAGGTCAAAGCCTTGATCCTGACACCGACCCGCGAGCTGGCCCAGCAAGTGTTCGATAGCTTGAGCGGGTATGCGAAAGATACTGAGCTGAAAGTTGCAGTGGCCTACGGTGGCACGAGCATGAAGGTGCAGGTCAAAGCCCTCGAGTCGGGCGTGGATATTTTGGTTGCCACGCCAGGCCGCCTGCTTGACCACGCGCATGTGCGCACGGTTGATCTCAGCCAGATCAGCTATCTGGTGCTGGATGAAGCCGACCGCATGTTGGATATGGGTTTTATTGATGACATCAAGCGTATTCTCAAGCGCATGCATGTTGAGCGCCAGACTGCTTTCTTTTCGGCGACATTTGGCAAGCAGGTCAAGAAGCTTGCGTATGACATTTTGGATGAGCCAAAGCTGATCGAGGTAACGCCAAGCAATAGCGCCGCGGTTACGGTCGAGCAGATGGTGTACCCAGTCGATAAGCATAGAAAAAGTGAGTTACTGGCTTATTTGATCGGTTCCCGAAATTGGCAGCAGGTTCTGGTGTTCACCAAAACCAAGCAGGGCTCGGATGAGCTTGCCAAGGAGCTTGGCAAAGATGGAATCAAGGCTGTCTCGATCAATGGGGATAAAAGCCAAGGCGCGCGCCAGCGTGCGCTGGACGATTTCAAATCGGGCAAGGCAAGGGTCTTGGTCGCAACTGATGTGGCTGCCCGTGGGCTGGATATCGAACAGTTGGAATATGTCGTCAACTATGAGATGCCATTTAAAGCCGAAGATTATGTCCACCGCATTGGCCGTACCGGCCGAGCAGGGCAGGCAGGGCACGCGATCTCACTGATGAGCCTGGATGAAGAGTGGGCGCTTCGGGCCATCGAAGAGCTGCTTGATACGCGCTTGCCGCAGCAGTGGCTAGAAGGCTACGAGCCTGATCCGACGATTGAGCCACCGGAAAACCGCCGCCGCGGGCGTTCGAGTGACAAGCGCCGTGCCAAGGCTAAGTCTCAAGTTCACAAGCATAGAGGGCGTCAGCGCCAGCGTAAGTAG
- a CDS encoding helix-turn-helix domain-containing protein, with product MNRSQYKVIAQRIFKSENQRIAVEAVIFEGLSSYEAEKRFDVPKGTLSRNVRKYKREVEYLNTVVAA from the coding sequence ATGAACCGTTCACAATATAAAGTTATCGCACAGAGGATTTTTAAATCTGAGAATCAACGCATTGCTGTTGAGGCTGTGATTTTCGAAGGCCTATCTAGCTATGAAGCAGAGAAGCGCTTTGATGTGCCAAAAGGTACGCTTTCACGCAACGTACGTAAATACAAGCGTGAAGTAGAATACCTAAACACTGTTGTAGCGGCTTAG
- a CDS encoding ABC transporter, which produces MRAWFTLLEKELIEHRIVIRLPLLLLAFAIINFVFVMQGDNVALSIQSSGQGVIDWGVAQGTFAGLVGKLNEVVAGIVYLVLFFIYVPKTLRKEKQEGSLLFWRSMPVSDYQAVAAKLIFALVVIPLIASALMIAADFIVWVMATLWLHQEMMANWGISIANLLGHWWAFSGRLALMSIALFPIGAGLMALSQLTRYPLLAAILTVILFKIAMFQATGSSEAGAVLSEIYGLPFSILTSSSAYTVFAEFGYFSHLVMLAVGVVLYWLSCWLRGRDDMLRMM; this is translated from the coding sequence ATGAGAGCCTGGTTCACACTGCTTGAAAAAGAATTGATTGAGCACCGCATTGTCATTCGGTTACCGCTTTTGCTGCTGGCCTTTGCGATCATTAACTTTGTCTTTGTGATGCAGGGCGATAATGTTGCCCTTTCGATCCAGTCCAGCGGACAGGGAGTGATCGACTGGGGGGTAGCGCAAGGGACGTTTGCCGGGTTGGTCGGCAAGCTTAACGAAGTGGTCGCCGGTATTGTTTACCTGGTGTTGTTCTTTATTTACGTCCCCAAAACGTTGCGCAAAGAAAAACAGGAAGGCAGCTTACTATTTTGGCGCTCAATGCCTGTCTCTGACTATCAGGCTGTAGCTGCGAAACTGATATTTGCGCTGGTGGTGATTCCATTGATAGCCTCTGCCTTGATGATTGCCGCCGACTTTATCGTTTGGGTCATGGCAACCTTGTGGCTACATCAAGAGATGATGGCAAACTGGGGGATCTCCATTGCAAATCTATTGGGCCACTGGTGGGCCTTTTCCGGCCGGTTGGCATTGATGAGTATCGCCCTTTTTCCTATCGGCGCAGGACTTATGGCTTTGTCCCAGTTGACCAGATACCCGCTTCTCGCGGCGATTCTGACGGTGATCCTGTTTAAAATCGCGATGTTCCAAGCAACAGGGTCGAGCGAAGCCGGTGCCGTGCTATCCGAGATTTACGGGTTGCCTTTTTCTATCTTGACGAGCTCGTCGGCATATACGGTCTTTGCCGAGTTTGGTTATTTTTCGCATCTTGTGATGCTGGCGGTTGGCGTGGTGCTGTATTGGCTGAGCTGCTGGTTACGAGGGCGGGATGACATGTTGCGTATGATGTAG
- a CDS encoding ABC transporter ATP-binding protein has product MDTLVEAHQLGKSYGRFRALMGINFTIKPGQVLGILGHNGAGKSSLIKCLLGAHEYDGSLSVFGLEPRKERVNIVRDLAYLSDVAVLPEWMTVRQIVKYSAGVHPNFDQELAQQYLSQTDIPLSTKIGRLSKGMKVQLHLALVMSADVKLLILDEPTLGLDLMFRERFYNQLIEWLKKGERSMIIASHEVDEVSHLLTELLILKKGKAVMNGTVDELKGRFQKVIVNEENLRQAEAARPIYIQHGVKESMCFFENGKAEKLSALGEVCEPSLSEVFIALQQEDV; this is encoded by the coding sequence GTGGATACATTGGTAGAAGCACATCAGCTGGGAAAAAGCTACGGGAGGTTCCGAGCGCTGATGGGCATTAATTTTACAATTAAACCGGGGCAGGTGTTGGGGATTCTGGGCCACAATGGTGCCGGGAAATCTTCATTAATCAAGTGTTTACTAGGTGCTCATGAATATGATGGGTCACTGAGTGTTTTCGGGCTGGAACCAAGAAAAGAACGTGTAAACATTGTCCGGGACTTGGCTTACCTGTCGGATGTCGCCGTACTTCCGGAGTGGATGACAGTAAGGCAAATCGTCAAATACAGTGCAGGCGTGCATCCAAATTTCGACCAAGAGCTTGCCCAACAGTATTTATCGCAAACGGATATTCCGCTATCAACCAAAATCGGGCGTCTGTCGAAAGGAATGAAGGTGCAATTGCATCTAGCCCTGGTAATGTCAGCCGATGTGAAACTATTGATCTTGGATGAGCCCACGCTTGGCTTAGACCTGATGTTCAGAGAGCGGTTTTATAATCAGCTTATCGAGTGGCTAAAGAAGGGTGAGCGTTCCATGATTATTGCTAGCCATGAAGTTGACGAGGTGTCTCATCTGCTAACCGAACTGCTTATCTTAAAAAAAGGCAAAGCAGTGATGAATGGCACTGTCGATGAGCTTAAAGGGCGCTTTCAGAAGGTTATTGTTAACGAAGAAAATCTGCGTCAAGCAGAAGCGGCGAGGCCCATCTATATCCAACATGGGGTAAAAGAGTCCATGTGTTTTTTCGAAAACGGTAAAGCCGAAAAGCTATCGGCACTCGGTGAGGTCTGTGAACCTTCTTTGTCTGAGGTCTTCATTGCCCTGCAGCAGGAGGATGTATGA
- a CDS encoding DASS family sodium-coupled anion symporter has translation MTALTMTLRKWLFDRNSIILLADIALFTLLLNTLPFDKEVVVGLSILAFVAVLWLTEALHVSITAILVPILAVSFDIFPTPAALSNFANPIIFLFLGGFALAAALHKQELDKAIADKVLLIAQGRMSVAVFMLFGVSAALSMWISNTATTAMMLPLVLGVLNKVNAKSERSTYVFVLLGIAYCASIGGIATVVGSPPNAIAAAEVGLSFTEWMAFGLPVSIVLLPVTVALLYFMLKPNLKHTFDLDHKPVEWNNGKLATLVIFGITVLLWIFSKPINGMLGGFKSFDTLVALAAIVMLGASRVVQWKDIEKSTDWGVLLLFGGGICLSNVLKATGTSVFLAHSLSGFLEQAGLFFTILVVAGFVVFLTEFASNTASAALLVPVFATVAEALGVSPVILSALIAVAASCAFMLPVATPPNAIVFGSGHIKQSDMMKVGIYLNILCIAVLSALAYLFW, from the coding sequence ATGACAGCCTTGACGATGACACTACGCAAGTGGCTGTTTGACCGGAACAGTATTATTCTGCTGGCAGACATCGCCCTCTTTACCTTACTTTTAAATACCCTACCTTTTGACAAAGAAGTGGTTGTTGGTCTCAGTATTCTTGCTTTTGTTGCGGTACTTTGGCTGACCGAAGCCCTCCATGTCAGTATCACTGCGATTTTGGTACCGATCCTTGCCGTCAGTTTCGATATTTTCCCGACGCCTGCGGCGTTGAGTAATTTTGCCAACCCTATCATCTTCCTGTTTTTGGGTGGTTTTGCCCTCGCAGCAGCGTTACACAAGCAAGAGTTGGACAAGGCAATAGCCGATAAAGTGTTGCTGATCGCCCAGGGACGTATGTCGGTTGCCGTATTCATGCTCTTTGGTGTTTCTGCAGCCCTGTCTATGTGGATCAGTAATACCGCCACCACCGCCATGATGCTACCGCTTGTGCTGGGGGTACTCAACAAGGTGAACGCCAAGAGCGAGCGCAGCACCTATGTATTCGTTCTTCTTGGTATTGCTTACTGCGCAAGTATCGGCGGTATTGCCACTGTCGTCGGTAGCCCGCCTAACGCCATCGCGGCCGCCGAAGTTGGCTTGAGCTTTACAGAGTGGATGGCATTCGGCTTGCCGGTATCGATTGTTTTGCTTCCTGTAACCGTCGCCCTGCTCTACTTTATGCTGAAGCCGAACTTGAAGCATACCTTCGATCTAGACCACAAGCCTGTTGAGTGGAACAACGGCAAGCTGGCGACCTTGGTCATTTTCGGTATTACGGTTCTGCTGTGGATTTTCAGCAAGCCTATCAATGGCATGCTTGGCGGATTCAAGAGCTTTGACACGCTGGTTGCCCTGGCTGCGATTGTCATGCTTGGTGCATCGCGAGTGGTTCAGTGGAAAGATATCGAGAAGTCTACCGACTGGGGCGTGTTGCTACTATTTGGCGGCGGTATCTGCCTGAGTAATGTGCTCAAGGCCACTGGCACCAGTGTCTTCCTGGCCCATAGCCTGAGTGGGTTCCTGGAGCAAGCCGGCTTGTTCTTCACCATCTTGGTGGTGGCAGGTTTTGTTGTGTTCCTCACTGAGTTTGCCAGTAATACCGCAAGTGCCGCGCTTCTCGTACCGGTCTTTGCCACTGTCGCCGAGGCTTTAGGCGTATCCCCGGTTATCCTGTCAGCCCTGATTGCCGTTGCCGCTTCTTGCGCATTCATGCTGCCAGTAGCGACACCACCGAATGCCATCGTCTTTGGCTCGGGCCATATCAAGCAGTCGGATATGATGAAAGTCGGGATTTACCTCAATATCCTGTGTATCGCAGTACTGTCAGCGCTTGCCTACCTGTTCTGGTAA
- a CDS encoding Gfo/Idh/MocA family oxidoreductase: MIRLGVIGTNWITDRFISAALSTGQYQLMAVYSRTLEKASEFASKYGQVECYDSLEDLANSDVIDAVYIASPNSLHAPQAKVFINAGKHVIGEKPLASNINEVQELVELAAEKQVLLFEAMKATYVPNFAVIQKALPKLGRIRKVYFSYCQYSSRYQKYLNGENPNTFNPAFSNGSLMDIGVYPLSSAIALFGEPNSMTAQGNLLDSGVDAHGTLVLHYADFDVTIAHSKVSDGFIPSEIQGEQGTLLVDFISECHGVRLCRRDEPAVDLTVAQDENAMRYEAEEFARLLNAGTVNHEGLVRSQIVSAITTQARAILGVRFPADEL, encoded by the coding sequence ATGATTCGTTTGGGTGTAATCGGTACAAACTGGATCACCGACCGCTTTATCAGCGCTGCATTATCAACGGGCCAGTACCAATTGATGGCTGTTTATTCCAGGACACTGGAAAAAGCGTCTGAGTTTGCCAGTAAGTATGGACAAGTAGAATGTTATGACTCACTCGAGGATCTTGCAAACAGTGATGTAATAGACGCCGTGTATATCGCAAGCCCCAACTCGTTGCATGCCCCGCAAGCCAAAGTGTTTATCAATGCGGGCAAGCATGTGATTGGAGAGAAACCATTGGCATCCAATATTAATGAAGTGCAAGAGTTGGTTGAACTGGCTGCCGAAAAGCAAGTGCTGTTATTTGAAGCGATGAAGGCAACCTATGTCCCTAATTTTGCAGTGATTCAAAAAGCCCTACCTAAGCTTGGTCGTATTCGCAAAGTGTACTTTTCCTACTGCCAGTATTCCTCGCGTTATCAGAAATACCTAAACGGTGAGAATCCCAATACGTTTAACCCTGCTTTTTCCAATGGGTCACTGATGGATATCGGGGTCTACCCATTAAGCAGTGCCATTGCCTTGTTTGGTGAGCCAAACAGCATGACGGCACAGGGAAACCTACTCGACTCCGGGGTGGATGCCCATGGCACACTGGTGCTGCATTACGCGGATTTTGATGTCACTATTGCGCACTCGAAAGTCAGCGATGGCTTTATCCCGAGTGAAATCCAAGGCGAGCAGGGCACCTTGTTGGTTGATTTTATATCTGAATGCCATGGCGTTAGGCTTTGTCGCCGTGACGAGCCTGCGGTTGATTTAACCGTAGCGCAAGATGAGAATGCGATGCGCTATGAAGCCGAGGAGTTTGCCCGTTTGTTGAACGCTGGTACAGTCAACCACGAAGGACTTGTTCGCAGCCAGATTGTCAGTGCAATTACGACCCAGGCGAGAGCGATACTGGGCGTTCGCTTTCCGGCCGATGAACTGTAA